The DNA window gccgctctgcactgctctcgaTAAGGTGGTTACAgttgataacgccgtcccgaccggcAGCACCATTGCGTAAGCGTAAGATCCAcactccggttccccctcaggtaaacactgttagatGTGTCAGCAATATTGCCATCGTTTGTACTGTTAGCGctggctcagccgtcaccatgttgagagtcgTGTAGAGGCAATAGAAATCAAATTCAAATTTAACACCTTTAATGTTACACCCATGGTACGCCCACACACCATGGGTGAACTGTGATATGGTATAACAGAGATTCCAAATTTGATAATActcaatatacatatataattgagtatatacagtgtgtgtttctgtatattacatatatatgtacatatattgtCATGTTTATGCCTATTTGTAGTACATCAACAGCTTTATCTATGCTTTTCATCTGTGTCTATATTTGTTATCTCTGTTTAGCTGCATGTTCATGTTGGTTTCCTTCCTGTACCTTTGTTCTTTGCAAGGTGTGTAAACACAATGAGAGCTACTGAGAACAGGTACTGTATGTGTCATCATACTACAACATACCAGCTCTGATTCACATTATGTTCAATTTAATCATgacaaaaacaccaaatctGCTCAAGAAGACTTTATTGGCAAATGGCTGGAAAAGGTACAAATTATGTTCTTTTGATAGACATAAACACATTAATGACAACAAGGTACGatcaacacattttaattatatattgcAAATTTAATTATAGATTCAATAATATATAGAAGCCTGTTTTTGGTTCAGGTTTGTTTACTATTCGTGTAATATAGCAGGATAAGTCCAAATGGAAAGAGTAAAGTTTGCTGACTGTGGTAGCTTTGATTTGTCTTGTGATTCCTCACGGACGTTTTCTTtaccccttcctccctctcctggaCTTCTTCCTCTGGCGTCTCCTTCCATGTCTGCCTTTcttctgtggtgtttttttttggtttagtGCACACTGCCGGTGTGATGTCGCTTGTTGATCCGTCTTCAATCTGTCCCTTCTCTTGCAatactttcttcttctcctcgtcCACTTTCAGAATGGCTTCTTTTGCCCGGTCACTGTTAGGGTCGGAGGAAGTCCTCACTCCACGTGTTGTTTGAAACCTGTAATAGATCGTGATCTGTTAATGGCATCGTAATGCAGTTGTGTTGTTCTGACAAATCATTTTCTTAAACATGTAGTTCATCTAAGTTATTTGCAGGACCACTTACGCTACGGCTGTAGTGGATACTGTTGGTGTGATGTCGCTTGTTAATCCTTCTTCATTCTGTCCCTTCTCTTGCAATACTTCTTTTTTCTCCTCGTCCACTTTCAGAATGGCTTTTTCTTCACTGTTTGGGTCGGAGTAAATCCCCACTCCACGTGTTGTTTGAAACCTGTAATAGATCGTGATCTATTAATGGCATCGTAATGCAGTTGTGTTGTTCTGACAAATCATTTTCTTAAACATGTAGTTCATCTAAGTTATTTGCAGGACCACTTACACTACGGCTGTAGTGGACACTGTTGGTGTGATGTCGCTTGTTAATCCTTCTTCATTCTGTCCCTTCTCTTGCaatgcttcttttttcttcttctcctcgtcCACTTTCAGAATGGCTTTTTTTGCCCGGTCACTGTTAGGGTCGGAGCAAATCCTCTTTCCACGTGTTGTTTTAAATCTATAATAGAACGTGATCTGTTAATGGCATTGTAATGCAGTTTTAATATTGCATTTTAATTATCAAGTGTGTTTAGCAGTGGCACTTTGCTGCTGTTGAATGTATATAAGGGAAACACTGTGTTGGTAGAATCAGGCAACATTCTGTACAACTGATCCAGGAACAGCTCGACCAGTTCTCAATAACCGAGCCCGAGACTAAGACAATGCCGATTCCAACGAGGCACGTGTCCAAGACAAGTGCAAGACTTCAAAAAAGTGGTCTCGAGACCGGACTCGAGTGCTACAGCCCTGCCGtcgggtaacgtaaaaacgtgaaaggctctcactagagccagtgtttggtttgtccgttctgggctactgtagaactactacggactccatgaagaggacccgctccctatgtagatatgaagggctcattctaagctaacaaaaacacaatgattcttagtttcaggtgattatacactaatgaaaacatagttatgaatattatattccatttctgctcatagatccccgaaatgttacacattgttattttaaaaggtAATATTTCCTAGTAGAAAGTTGTTCcattaaaactgttgacagttgGGTTTTTGGATTAACCAGAATGACAGGGATACTTTCTGAAAAGAGACATTGCCATTGAATTTTTTCGAATATCATTTTCCAATACTCTGAACGGTCAAAATGAAATTCCATTCACCCCTATCGTATTGTTGAGGTGGCACAAATCTCATAGACGCTGCATCTGAAAACCTGGGCAAGTAAAACCAAATCTGTCTGCATGGCTACATACCACTGGAGGTAAGTGGGGAAATGTTTTTGGTTGCTGTTGTTCTTTTGTAATTTGGGGGAACCCAccctttaaaaatataatatatttgtgAGTACATGTGTGTACATTCTATATGGTGTGAATTTGCAGGTCCACTTACACTACGGCTTTGATCAGACAGACGCCATCAGACTGAATGGTGTAATCCAGAATTCGTTCAAGTGGGAGTCCCTGTAGAGTGTTAGACCACCCGAGACAACAGCTGGCCACCGGTCCATTGGCTAAACAAGACAGACATGGAGAAAGAAAGATTAAGTACCCTTAATTTGCCCCGGCCAAAGACTCAGACCATACACTCAATCAAAAATCATTAACTGATTTTGCGGTACTCACTTGCATGGCCCACGCTCATCCATGTGGTGAAGCAGAGAAGAGCGGCTAACACCAGGCTGAATCTCATCTTCTAGCTTTGTCCTTCAGCTGTTGAGTGGAGTCTCTCTCAACACAAACTTAAGCAAACTTCTCTCCGTCTTTCTGATCAGTCAAATTTTGATCTTGGCTTTTATAAAACATAAGCCCCTTCCGCCTCTCCCCCCAACATCACACCTCTAACCCGTCAGCACAGAGGAAATGGGGAGTTCAGACCCTGCACCACAGTCCTGACCCCAATGCAACAAATATCACTCAAAAGTACCAACATtgatagacacacacatactcattaATTTCCTTTACACTTACTCTGAAAACCACAAGCTGCCTCTACTTTAAGAGTAATCGCTGGTATGAAATGTTTGGTGGCTGAAAGGaatattgaattattttattatcattattaaatgtTAGATTAGATTAGGTAAAGTActtgttaataaataaagaaatgttaatcaTATGTAAATGATATATTCTCATCAGAAATGCTTTAACTATCAAAGTAGGTcgtcaaccacacacacacagctgtgacgGCCCCGTACACCAATGGTACGCCCACACAGGTGGTTGGGCCCTAACTAGAACAGTACATGGACTTCTGTGACCTAATAACATAATTACCAGCATGACTCTGTCTAACTTTAACATGAGCAGCCTTTGACGAAAGAGATGGTAGTTTTGAATGGAGACAAGCCAGCTTTACTTTGACGACCCACTTGAACTACCAGGAGGAACGGGtttaaagcaacacgttctcacccCAAGTCGTCACATACTGCttctttgtcacgccccttagCGTCCCGTtacttttggcatcaaaaccactatagttacccctGTCGCCACTTTAGTataaggcaacaaaatcactacagttaggtttaggagagaAATACAGGGTTGGGTTTAAAAGTaatacgtttgtacagtgaaaatgacgctgaacgttgtgaacacgggacacaaacagctgtctcctggatgaaagccttgtgtttttgttggacccatccacttcctATCCCACCCAccgtgtgtcttttcgctctgtaaactatgtcaccacatTCGTTCCAACGTTTGCTGTTGCctcagatgggtttacattatagttcatggaacgcctggtgcgtctcataccgacgctaaaAGGTGCCTTGTACGGCGGTATGAAACGCAgatggctgtgacaaagcctaGGTATTTGACACCCTAGGAATGAAAACTGGCTGGTTAAAAGATAGCCTATATGGGGGAGGGAGGAAATAGTATtgaaaagcacatttttttgGTAGCACACATAGAGGGAAGCGGGGGGTCTGAATAGTCTATATAGAAGGACACGGCATTTAACCAACAGTGAAGCCAGGCAAACTGACAATATAATGTACTCAATTTAAAGcttcaaatgagaaaaaaaatgaggatGGATTGAgtgagtgaaagagaaagagatataCGTATATAGAAGGTGAGGACGATGATGTAGAAAGAGGATCTTTTGAAGATCCGCAACGCACCATCTCTGGACACCTTCAAAagactcctcaaaacccacctcttcaccaaggcctatggcccctagcttctgttacatttgttgtgtttatttatgtctttgttaagcgtccttgggtttcatgaaaggcgctatataaatccaagctattattattattattaaagatatagaggagtaatgtctacctgagcagagactgaagtcgctctccctctgtgtgtgttgtaatctgggcttctctgtgctttgttgacatatccgGGCCCgtgcatgccttttagtgcatgttagcgCATGTGAGCGTGCACCCCTGGCTAGCTAACGGCTGCTGCTCTGCATTGCTCTCTGTATGGTGGTTACAGTTGATAATGCCGTCCCGACCGGCAGCGCCATCGCGGAAGCATAGCGCCTACCCTTTGGTTCCCTCTCAGGTTAACACTTGAAGCTCggttagcactgttgccattgtttgtaCTGTTAGCACTGCTAGCTGAATTTAGCATCTTTAACAGTAACAGTTTATTCATAACAGCTGCATGTTGCATGTTGGTTTCCTTCCTGTACCTTTGTTCTTTGCACTGTGTGTAAACACAATGAGAGCTACTGAGAACAGGTACTGTATGCGTCATTATACTACAACATACCAGCTCTGATTcacattattttctatttattaatgacaaaaacaccaaatctGCTCAAGAAGACTTTATTGGCAAATGGCAGGAAAAGGTACAAATTATGTTCTTTTGATAGACATAAACACATTAATGACAACAAGGTACGatcaacacattttaattatatattgcAAATTTAATTATAGATTCAATAATATATAGAAGCCTGTTTTTGGTTCAGGTTTGTTTACTATTTGTGTAATATAGCAGGATAAGTCCAAATGGAAAGAGAAAAGTTTGCTGACTGTGGTAGCTTTGATTTGTCTTGTGATTCCTCACGGACGTTTTCTCTGCGCCTTCTTCCATCTCCTGGACTTCTTCCTCTGGCGTCTCCTTCGACGTCTGCCTTTCTTCCGTGGTGTTTTTTTTGATGTGGTGGACACTGTTGGTGTGATGTCGCTTGTTAATCCTTCTTCATTCTGTCCCTTCTCTTGCAATGCTCCTTTTTTCTCCTCGTCCACTTTCAGAATGGTTTTTTCTTCACTGTTAGGGTCGGAGTAAATCCTCACTCCACGTGTTGTTTGAAACCTGTAATAGATCGTGGACTATTAATGGCATCGTAATGCAGTTGTGTTGTTCTGACAAATCATTTTCTTAAACATGTAGTTCATCTAAGTTATTTGCAGGACAACTTACATTACGGCTGTAGTGGACACTGTTGGTGTGATGTCGCTTGTTAATCCTTCTTCATTCCATCCCTTCTCTTGCAATACTTCTTTTTTCTCCTCGTCCACTTTCAGAATGGCTTTTTCTTCACTGTTAGGGTCGGAGTAAATCCCCACTCCACGTGTTGTTTGAAACCTGTAATTGATTGTGGTCTGTTAATGGCATtgtaatgcagttttgttgttctGACAAATCATTTTCTTAAACATGTAGTTCATCTAAGTTATTTGCAGGACCACTTACGCTACGGCTGTAGTGGATACTGTTGG is part of the Sebastes umbrosus isolate fSebUmb1 chromosome 12, fSebUmb1.pri, whole genome shotgun sequence genome and encodes:
- the LOC119499175 gene encoding uncharacterized protein LOC119499175, whose product is MRFSLVLAALLCFTTWMSVGHALIVPVASCCLQWYDILESTVRIFPLKLILDYTIQSNGVCPIKAVVFKTIRGRTICSNPNSDRVKKAILKVDEEKKKKEALQEKGQNEEGLTSDITPTVSTTAVAFQTTRGVGIYSDPNSEEKAILKVDEEKKEVLQEKGWNEEGLTSDITPTVSTTAVMFQTTRGVRIYSDPNSEEKTILKVDEEKKGALQEKGQNEEGLTSDITPTVSTTSKKTPRKKGRRRRRRQRKKSRRWKKAQRKRP